From Nocardia sp. NBC_00416:
TATACGACATTCCGATACCGACCTCGTTCTCGCGCCGGCGGGGCGGGCCTGATTCAGCTCGGCCGGACCCGCAGCGCCTGCGGCCCCTTCGGCCAGACGGCGACCTCGAACTCGACCGGCTGTCCCGAGTACAGCTCAGCGCTGTGCCGGTCGAGGACATCGATGCCCTCGACCAGCAGATCGGGCCCGCCGTCCGCGGCCGCGATCATCCCGAATTCACGATCCTCGTTGAACCACTTCACGGTGCCCTGCGGCATGATCCGCCTCCTTGCCGTCGACTCCGAAGGAATTCGTCCCGGCCGGTCGATCGGATCGGTACGACTCACGACAGCAGGAAACCCGCCAGCGCGCACAGCGCGGGGACACCGGCAGACGCGGCGATCAGCGCCATGAACGCCGTGGGTAACGCGCGCACTCGACCCGCACCCCGCCGGGTCCGCCTGCGGTGCAGACCGACGGTCAGCGCGACGACGGCGAAGCCGGCCGCGGCCACCGTCACGACGCCGAGCCGGCC
This genomic window contains:
- a CDS encoding cold-shock protein, with the translated sequence MPQGTVKWFNEDREFGMIAAADGGPDLLVEGIDVLDRHSAELYSGQPVEFEVAVWPKGPQALRVRPS
- a CDS encoding DUF202 domain-containing protein translates to MSSAYSRDPGLQPERTVLAWRRTTLTAVAVGVLLTRTAVQQNGRLGVVTVAAAGFAVVALTVGLHRRRTRRGAGRVRALPTAFMALIAASAGVPALCALAGFLLS